Proteins from one Gossypium raimondii isolate GPD5lz chromosome 8, ASM2569854v1, whole genome shotgun sequence genomic window:
- the LOC105792148 gene encoding LOW QUALITY PROTEIN: geraniol 8-hydroxylase (The sequence of the model RefSeq protein was modified relative to this genomic sequence to represent the inferred CDS: inserted 1 base in 1 codon), with the protein MDFLSCLVYFVFYLILFQAFHLITRRKLGRTHKLPPGPPTIPIFGNLFQLGDEPHRALAKLANIHGDIMTLKLGQTTTLVLSSAAMAKEILQTHDAISCNRTVPGALRALQHHETGLPWMPVSTTWRNLRKICNLHIFASHKLDANQHLRRSKIEQLLADVRDSSRVGEAIEISTVVFKSTLNLLSNTIFSIDLADSSDSALEYQKIVLGVREELGKPNFGDYFPTLLDNLDLQGIRRRMSIHFGKLMNIFDKLIDERLELKKMDDYISTNDLLDILLQHSEQDNNEELDRNLIKHLILDLLIAGTNSTSSTLEWAMTELFHNPKALRKARRELQQVIGEGNLVEESHVTCLPYLQAVVKETMRLHPPIPLLLPRKAQEDIEIHNFVVPKGARLLINAWAIGRDPNFWEEPDLFLPERFIRSTIDVKGRDFGLIPFGSGRRICPGLPLAMRMLHLTLGTLIYSFDWXLEDGVTLKSLNMDDTCNLVLQKA; encoded by the exons ATGGATTTCTTGAGTTGCTTAGTGTACTTTGTTTTCTACTTGATCTTGTTTCAAGCTTTCCATTTGATCACAAGAAGGAAATTGGGAAGAACCCACAAGCTCCCGCCCGGTCCACCAACAATTCCAATCTTCGGGAACCTCTTTCAGCTTGGTGATGAACCCCATAGGGCCCTTGCCAAACTTGCCAACATTCATGGGGACATCATGACTTTGAAACTTGGCCAAACAACTACGCTAGTTCTTTCGTCTGCAGCCATGGCCAAAGAAATCCTCCAAACGCACGATGCCATATCTTGTAACCGAACCGTTCCAGGTGCCCTTCGTGCCCTTCAACACCACGAAACCGGATTGCCTTGGATGCCTGTTTCAACCACATGGAGAAATCTTAGGAAAATCTGCAATTTGCACATTTTCGCTAGTCACAAACTTGACGCTAACCAACACTTGCGGCGTAGCAAAATAGAACAACTCCTTGCTGATGTTCGTGATAGTTCACGCGTAGGGGAAGCGATCGAGATATCCACAGTTGTTTTCAAAAGTACGCTTAATCTTTTGTCCAATACTATTTTCTCTATCGATTTAGCTGACTCTTCCGATAGTGCTCTGGAATACCAAAAAATTGTGCTAGGTGTCAGGGAAGAGTTAGGAAAACCCAATTTTGGTGATTATTTCCCTACTCTTCTTGATAATCTTGACTTGCAAGGAATAAGGAGGCGAATGTCGATTCATTTTGGGAAGTTGATGAATATTTTCGATAAACTGATCGATGAGCGGTTGGAGTTGAAAAAGATGGATGATTATATATCAACTAATGATTTATTGGATATTCTTCTTCAACACAGTGAACAAGATAACAACGAAGAGCTCGACAGAAATTTGATAAAGCATTTGATTCTG GATTTGTTGATAGCGGGGACGAATAGTACTTCCAGTACTTTGGAGTGGGCAATGACAGAATTATTCCATAACCCAAAAGCTTTACGGAAAGCTCGAAGAGAACTGCAACAAGTAATTGGCGAAGGGAACCTAGTGGAGGAATCCCACGTTACTTGTTTACCTTATTTGCAAGCAGTTGTTAAGGAAACGATGAGATTGCATCCTCCAATTCCTTTGTTACTTCCTCGAAAAGCTCAAGAAGATATTGAGATTCATAATTTCGTGGTTCCAAAGGGTGCACGACTGTTGATCAACGCATGGGCTATAGGTAGAGATCCTAATTTTTGGGAGGAACCTGACTTGTTTCTTCCAGAGAGGTTCATAAGATCAACAATTGATGTTAAAGGAAGGGACTTTGGACTCATTCCATTTGGGAGTGGACGACGAATTTGCCCTGGATTGCCACTAGCCATGAGAATGTTGCACTTAACGTTGGGTACACTTATTTATTCATTCGACT AACTTGAAGATGGAGTTACACTTAAAAGTTTAAacatggatgatacatgtaatCTTGTTCTACAGAAAGCTTGA